In the Arthrobacter sp. 31Y genome, one interval contains:
- a CDS encoding bifunctional salicylyl-CoA 5-hydroxylase/oxidoreductase translates to MKIAIVGGGPGGLYFAALMKQLDPSHDITLWERNAASDTFGFGVVFSDETLGGIGNADPVVAEYMSRRFARWSDIDIHFRDEMITVGGQGFAAMSRKELLELLQRRCIELNVDVRFSTLAPAVEELEANYDLVLAADGVNSQIRAKYADSFKPDLDPRTNKFMWLGTNQVFEAFKFFVKETEWGVMQIHGYPYSDEGSTFIVEMHQDVWHAAGFDETANEVFPPGVSDEKAIAKIREIFAEELNGFEVLTNNSKWINFTTVRNENWRHNNVVLLGDAAHTAHFSIGSGTKLAMEDSLALAACLHEHPDVESALAAYEAERRPVVASTQRAAQASLEWFERIGQYKDQDPTQFAFNLLTRSRRITQENLRLRDPEFADAVDRDFAQSQGLPEVAPAMFQPFRIGGLELKNRIVVSPMDIYSATDGVPGDFHKVHLGSKALGGAGLVMTEMVCVSAAGRITPGCSGLYTDDQRDSWKEIVDFVHSRSTAKIGAQLGHSGRKGSTKLMWEGIDQPLESGNWAAVAPSALPYSPENQTPVELDRAGMDAIKAEFVASAVRAEDAGFDLLEIHAAHGYLLSSFLSPVSNKRTDEYGGSLENRLRFPLEVFDAVRAAWPAGKPVTVRISATDWIEGGNTSDDSVEIARAFVAHGAAGLDVSTGQVAKEEKPAFGRSYQTPFADRIRQEVAAPAGVAVIAVGAISTYDDVNSILLAGRADLIALGRTHLYDPQWTLHAAAEQEYQGPGAQWIPQFRAGRRKPPSSRTDAVRPRLSLLKEADILETNTHLRWTPESAAASVLVK, encoded by the coding sequence ATGAAAATCGCAATCGTTGGAGGCGGCCCCGGCGGTCTGTACTTCGCAGCACTGATGAAGCAGCTCGATCCGTCGCACGACATCACCCTCTGGGAACGCAACGCTGCCAGCGACACCTTTGGCTTCGGCGTCGTGTTTTCCGATGAGACGCTGGGCGGCATTGGCAACGCTGATCCCGTGGTGGCCGAGTACATGAGCCGCCGCTTCGCCCGCTGGTCCGATATCGACATCCACTTCCGCGACGAAATGATCACCGTGGGCGGCCAGGGCTTCGCCGCCATGAGCCGCAAGGAACTGCTGGAACTGCTCCAGCGGCGTTGCATCGAACTGAACGTCGACGTGCGTTTCAGCACCCTGGCTCCCGCCGTTGAGGAACTCGAAGCCAACTACGATCTTGTGTTGGCAGCTGACGGCGTCAACTCGCAGATTCGCGCCAAGTACGCAGATTCCTTCAAGCCGGACCTTGATCCGCGCACCAACAAGTTCATGTGGCTTGGTACCAACCAGGTGTTCGAGGCATTCAAGTTCTTCGTCAAGGAAACCGAGTGGGGCGTCATGCAGATCCACGGTTACCCCTACTCGGACGAGGGCTCCACGTTCATCGTGGAAATGCACCAGGACGTCTGGCATGCCGCAGGCTTCGACGAGACCGCCAACGAGGTCTTCCCTCCCGGCGTCTCCGACGAGAAAGCCATCGCCAAGATCCGAGAGATCTTCGCAGAGGAACTGAACGGCTTCGAAGTCCTCACCAACAATTCCAAGTGGATCAACTTCACCACCGTCCGCAACGAGAACTGGCGGCACAATAACGTGGTGCTGCTGGGCGACGCAGCGCACACGGCACACTTCTCCATCGGTTCCGGCACCAAGCTGGCCATGGAGGATTCCCTGGCCCTGGCCGCTTGCCTGCACGAGCACCCGGATGTTGAGTCTGCGCTGGCTGCCTACGAGGCAGAGCGCCGGCCCGTGGTCGCTTCCACGCAGCGCGCAGCCCAGGCGTCTCTTGAGTGGTTCGAGCGCATCGGCCAGTACAAGGATCAGGACCCCACGCAGTTCGCGTTCAACCTGCTCACTCGCAGCCGCCGCATCACGCAGGAAAACCTGCGCCTCCGCGATCCCGAGTTCGCGGATGCCGTTGACCGCGATTTCGCTCAGTCCCAGGGCCTCCCCGAGGTTGCGCCGGCCATGTTCCAGCCGTTCCGTATTGGCGGGTTGGAGCTGAAGAACCGCATTGTGGTTTCCCCGATGGACATATACTCAGCTACGGACGGTGTTCCGGGCGACTTCCACAAGGTCCACCTCGGCTCCAAGGCACTCGGCGGTGCCGGCCTGGTCATGACCGAAATGGTCTGCGTCTCCGCAGCGGGCCGTATCACCCCCGGCTGCAGCGGCTTGTACACGGACGATCAGCGTGACAGCTGGAAGGAAATCGTGGACTTCGTCCACAGCCGATCCACCGCCAAGATCGGTGCCCAGCTGGGCCACTCAGGCCGCAAGGGCTCCACCAAGCTCATGTGGGAGGGCATCGACCAGCCACTTGAATCCGGCAACTGGGCTGCAGTAGCTCCGTCGGCACTGCCGTACAGCCCGGAGAACCAGACCCCCGTTGAGCTGGATCGCGCCGGCATGGACGCCATCAAGGCCGAGTTTGTCGCTTCCGCCGTCCGTGCCGAGGATGCAGGCTTCGATCTCCTGGAAATCCACGCCGCCCACGGCTACCTGCTCTCATCCTTCCTTTCGCCGGTGTCCAACAAGCGGACCGACGAATATGGCGGCAGCTTGGAGAACCGGCTGCGGTTCCCATTGGAAGTGTTCGACGCCGTTCGCGCGGCTTGGCCTGCCGGCAAGCCTGTGACGGTACGCATCTCCGCCACCGACTGGATCGAGGGCGGCAACACCTCCGACGATTCTGTTGAGATCGCCCGGGCTTTCGTCGCACACGGTGCTGCCGGACTGGATGTTTCCACCGGACAGGTGGCGAAGGAAGAGAAGCCGGCTTTCGGCCGCAGCTACCAGACGCCGTTTGCCGACCGCATCCGTCAGGAAGTGGCCGCTCCGGCAGGCGTGGCTGTGATCGCCGTCGGCGCCATCTCCACTTATGACGACGTGAACTCCATCCTCCTCGCAGGCCGCGCGGACCTGATTGCCCTGGGCCGTACGCACCTTTACGATCCCCAGTGGACGCTGCATGCTGCCGCCGAACAGGAATACCAGGGCCCCGGTGCCCAGTGGATCCCGCAGTTCCGTGCAGGTCGTCGCAAGCCACCGAGCTCGCGCACTGACGCCGTCCGTCCCCGCCTTTCCTTGCTGAAGGAAGCGGACATCCTGGAGACCAACACCCATCTCCGCTGGACTCCTGAGTCCGCCGCAGCATCGGTTTTGGTGAAGTAG
- a CDS encoding AMP-binding protein, producing MSMTPSAHVDTFTRHHLPPADTWPALEFTLPELHYPERLNAAAVLIDDAVEQHGADRPALWTPDGSVWTYGQLQQRSNQVAQVLTEDLGVVPGNRVLLRGPNNPWIVAVWLGVLKAGAVVVTTMPMLRSTEVSTLIQLTKPVVAISDHRFVDELAIAAGDEVKVLTYGAGNGFDDDGDLASRCEHKSGKFMAVDTAADDVALLGPTSGTTGVPKVTMHFHRDILANADTFARYILEPTADDVFAGSPPLAFTFGLGGLVVFPLRFGASSLLTEKAGPVELAEAAAAAGASILFTAPTAYRAILKEKRGDLLRGLRIAVSAGEHLSKETWEAVHEATGLRLVNGIGATEMLHVFISAAGDDIRPGTTGRAVPGFRATILDDDGNELGPGSIGRLAVIGPTGCRYLDDARQANYVVRGWNVTGDTFSMDADGYFTYQARSDNMIVSSGYNIGAPEVETAIDQHPDVVENAVIGIPDEERGSIVCAFIVLREGVIGDAIKRKEIQDFVKQTIAPYKYPRDVRFVTELPRNPSGKLQHFKLRDGLMKANASVTEQLTPAGQSQA from the coding sequence ATGAGCATGACGCCATCGGCCCACGTGGACACGTTCACCCGCCACCACCTGCCGCCCGCCGATACCTGGCCTGCGCTTGAATTCACCCTCCCCGAACTTCACTACCCGGAGCGGCTCAATGCTGCTGCCGTGCTGATCGACGACGCTGTCGAACAGCACGGCGCCGACCGCCCGGCCCTGTGGACACCCGATGGCTCTGTGTGGACCTATGGTCAGCTCCAGCAGCGCTCCAACCAGGTGGCACAGGTTCTCACCGAGGACCTCGGCGTTGTTCCCGGAAACCGCGTGTTGCTGCGCGGCCCCAACAATCCGTGGATCGTCGCCGTCTGGCTCGGTGTGCTCAAGGCCGGCGCCGTGGTGGTCACCACCATGCCCATGCTGCGTTCCACCGAGGTTTCCACGCTCATCCAACTCACCAAGCCGGTAGTGGCTATCTCGGACCACCGGTTCGTGGACGAGCTCGCCATTGCTGCGGGGGATGAGGTCAAGGTCCTGACGTACGGGGCCGGCAACGGATTCGACGACGACGGCGACCTCGCCTCGCGCTGCGAGCACAAGAGCGGCAAGTTCATGGCAGTGGACACGGCCGCGGACGACGTTGCCCTGCTGGGTCCGACGTCGGGCACCACCGGCGTGCCGAAGGTGACCATGCATTTCCACCGGGACATCCTGGCCAATGCTGATACCTTCGCCCGGTACATCCTGGAGCCCACTGCGGATGACGTCTTCGCCGGATCCCCACCGTTGGCGTTCACGTTCGGACTCGGTGGACTGGTGGTCTTCCCGCTCCGGTTTGGCGCGTCCTCGCTCCTGACTGAGAAGGCCGGCCCCGTGGAATTGGCTGAAGCCGCAGCCGCGGCGGGAGCCAGCATCCTCTTCACCGCGCCCACGGCTTATCGGGCGATTCTGAAAGAGAAGCGCGGAGATCTCCTCCGGGGCCTGCGCATCGCAGTCTCTGCCGGTGAGCACCTTTCCAAGGAAACCTGGGAGGCCGTGCACGAGGCTACGGGTTTGCGGCTGGTCAACGGGATCGGGGCCACGGAGATGCTCCACGTCTTCATTTCCGCAGCAGGAGACGACATCCGCCCCGGAACCACCGGCCGCGCGGTGCCGGGCTTCCGGGCCACCATCCTGGACGACGACGGCAACGAACTCGGCCCGGGCAGCATCGGGCGTCTGGCCGTGATCGGCCCCACCGGCTGCCGCTACCTGGATGACGCCCGCCAGGCCAACTACGTGGTCCGTGGCTGGAACGTCACCGGCGATACGTTCTCCATGGACGCCGACGGATACTTCACCTACCAAGCCCGCTCGGACAACATGATTGTCTCCTCCGGCTACAACATCGGTGCGCCCGAGGTTGAAACGGCCATCGATCAACACCCGGACGTGGTGGAAAACGCGGTCATCGGGATCCCGGATGAGGAGCGCGGCAGCATCGTCTGCGCATTCATTGTCCTGCGTGAAGGCGTCATAGGCGACGCCATCAAGCGCAAGGAAATCCAGGACTTCGTGAAGCAGACCATCGCCCCGTACAAGTACCCGCGCGACGTCCGTTTCGTGACCGAACTTCCGCGCAATCCCAGCGGAAAACTCCAGCATTTCAAGCTCCGCGATGGCCTTATGAAGGCGAACGCGAGCGTCACCGAACAACTTACCCCCGCCGGCCAGAGCCAGGCTTGA
- a CDS encoding acyl-CoA thioesterase, which yields MITGTLTSETFLKAVELTPTTAEVFDEAYEATTQYVPWPKAYGGDMVAQAAAAMMRSVDADRTLHSMHSYFMRPVDIGSSVRYEVERLRDGRGYSTRTVRGFQNGKPVYAAMGSFQVPEDGPDFQPEAPAAVEPESLRSAAEALVGVDGKAADYWSTGRSFDMRHIPGPVYIELEGGSVPQQAIWVKAFDALPDDADLHRTALAYVCDYTILEPLLRVNGLNWSSPGLATASLDHSMWFHRDGRADDWVLYAQDAISGQSNRGLAMGRFFDRQGRLLATVAQEGMIRAGA from the coding sequence ATGATCACTGGAACCCTGACGTCCGAGACGTTCCTCAAGGCAGTTGAACTGACGCCCACAACGGCGGAGGTCTTCGACGAAGCCTATGAAGCAACCACCCAGTACGTGCCGTGGCCAAAAGCCTATGGTGGAGACATGGTGGCACAGGCTGCGGCCGCAATGATGCGTTCCGTTGATGCTGACAGGACGTTGCACTCGATGCACAGCTACTTCATGCGTCCGGTGGATATCGGTTCCAGTGTCCGCTACGAAGTGGAGCGGCTTCGGGATGGCCGCGGGTACTCCACTCGAACGGTCCGGGGCTTCCAGAACGGCAAGCCTGTATATGCCGCGATGGGTTCCTTTCAGGTTCCCGAAGACGGGCCGGACTTCCAGCCCGAGGCTCCTGCCGCCGTCGAGCCTGAATCGCTGCGGTCAGCGGCGGAAGCGCTGGTTGGCGTGGATGGCAAAGCCGCGGACTACTGGTCCACGGGCCGCAGCTTCGACATGCGCCATATTCCCGGTCCGGTATATATCGAACTCGAAGGTGGTTCGGTGCCGCAGCAGGCGATTTGGGTCAAGGCCTTCGACGCCCTGCCTGACGACGCCGACCTCCACCGCACGGCGCTTGCCTACGTCTGCGATTACACCATTTTGGAGCCGCTGCTCCGGGTCAACGGACTCAACTGGTCCAGCCCCGGACTCGCCACCGCCAGCCTGGACCACTCCATGTGGTTCCACCGCGACGGCCGTGCGGACGACTGGGTGCTCTATGCCCAGGACGCCATCTCCGGTCAAAGTAACAGAGGCCTCGCCATGGGCCGCTTCTTTGATCGGCAAGGAAGGCTGCTCGCCACGGTGGCCCAAGAGGGCATGATCCGGGCCGGCGCCTGA
- a CDS encoding cupin domain-containing protein, whose product MSQTTTEYRLEGDNSIYAQTDGKVVPVVTRAGAEDTNTAQSGDCIRVSGVSIQHTPATKIWFGQVSNTPGYRSLPHHHGEAETGGYVLRGHGRIYFGENYSEFLDMKAGDWVFVPPFMPHVEANMSITEELVWLTARTPENLVVNLEDVADETLADYRRV is encoded by the coding sequence ATGAGCCAGACCACCACCGAATACCGTCTCGAAGGCGATAACTCCATCTACGCCCAGACTGATGGCAAGGTTGTTCCTGTTGTCACCCGTGCCGGCGCGGAAGACACCAACACGGCCCAGTCCGGCGATTGCATCCGCGTCTCCGGCGTGAGCATCCAGCACACCCCGGCAACCAAGATCTGGTTCGGCCAGGTATCCAACACCCCCGGCTACCGTTCACTCCCGCACCACCACGGCGAAGCTGAGACCGGCGGCTACGTGCTCCGCGGCCATGGCCGGATCTACTTCGGCGAAAACTACTCCGAGTTCCTGGACATGAAGGCCGGCGACTGGGTATTCGTCCCACCGTTCATGCCCCACGTTGAAGCCAACATGTCCATCACGGAAGAACTCGTCTGGCTCACCGCGCGCACGCCGGAAAACCTCGTGGTGAACCTCGAAGACGTGGCTGACGAAACCCTCGCCGACTACCGCCGGGTGTAG
- a CDS encoding fumarylacetoacetate hydrolase family protein has translation MKLATLRAAGGSTTAALATGADSYLALPATDVGELLAKADWRAVVEAAAESKDQIVIAAADADLAPLLPRAGKVICCGLNYGDHIQEMGRELPEFPTLFAKYADTLVGAEDAVEVHGSGRVDWEAELAVVVGSELYRADEDQAREAIAGYTVANDVSMRDWQNRTLQWFQGKAFDGTTPVGPVMLTADEADANFEVRGYVNGELVQEGNTRTLVFGPVQLLSYISQFTILRPGDLVLTGTPGGVGMGMTPPRFLKDGDVLTTEIDGIGRLENRFRIHTPVAFPA, from the coding sequence ATGAAACTAGCCACTTTGCGAGCGGCCGGCGGAAGTACGACGGCGGCGCTCGCCACGGGCGCCGACTCTTACCTTGCGTTGCCCGCCACTGACGTGGGTGAACTTCTGGCCAAGGCGGACTGGCGTGCTGTGGTGGAGGCGGCTGCCGAGTCCAAGGATCAGATCGTCATCGCCGCAGCCGACGCTGATCTCGCGCCGCTCCTGCCCCGCGCAGGCAAAGTCATTTGCTGCGGTTTGAACTACGGCGACCACATCCAGGAAATGGGCCGCGAACTTCCTGAGTTCCCCACCCTGTTCGCCAAGTACGCGGACACCCTGGTGGGTGCGGAGGACGCTGTAGAAGTCCACGGCAGCGGCCGCGTCGACTGGGAAGCCGAGCTCGCCGTCGTCGTCGGTTCCGAGCTGTACCGGGCGGATGAAGACCAGGCCCGCGAAGCCATTGCCGGGTACACCGTGGCCAATGACGTTTCCATGCGCGACTGGCAGAACCGGACCTTGCAGTGGTTCCAGGGCAAAGCCTTTGACGGAACTACCCCGGTAGGCCCGGTCATGCTGACGGCCGACGAGGCAGATGCCAACTTTGAGGTCCGCGGCTACGTCAACGGCGAGCTGGTGCAGGAAGGGAACACTCGCACGTTGGTGTTCGGCCCCGTGCAGCTCCTGTCCTACATTTCGCAGTTCACCATCCTGCGCCCCGGGGACCTCGTCCTCACCGGAACGCCCGGGGGAGTAGGGATGGGAATGACCCCGCCGCGCTTCCTCAAGGACGGAGACGTCCTCACCACCGAAATCGACGGGATCGGCCGGCTGGAAAACCGCTTCCGGATCCACACGCCCGTCGCGTTTCCCGCCTAA
- a CDS encoding RidA family protein: protein MSHTTINPESLPKPSGFAHGILAGNTVFLGGQTALDKNMNIVPGGIVEQFTQAFSNVITTLREAGGQPEDLVNVTIYLTDVDDYMANGREIGRIWREMAGSQYPAMAGIGVTRLWQKEALIEIQGIAVIPER, encoded by the coding sequence ATGAGCCACACAACGATCAACCCGGAATCGCTGCCCAAGCCATCGGGTTTCGCGCACGGAATCCTGGCCGGCAACACCGTTTTCCTGGGCGGCCAGACGGCCCTGGACAAGAACATGAACATCGTTCCCGGTGGCATCGTGGAACAGTTCACTCAGGCGTTTTCCAATGTGATCACCACCCTGCGCGAGGCCGGCGGACAGCCCGAAGACCTGGTGAACGTGACCATCTACCTCACGGACGTGGACGACTACATGGCCAACGGCCGCGAAATCGGACGTATCTGGCGCGAAATGGCGGGATCGCAGTACCCCGCCATGGCCGGCATCGGCGTCACCCGCCTCTGGCAGAAAGAAGCCCTGATAGAAATCCAGGGCATCGCGGTGATTCCTGAGCGCTAA
- a CDS encoding iron chaperone, whose product MGTVTEYLESVSAGNRGILKRIVGIARELAPEAEEGVSYGMPALLVDGKGFLSVLETKKHLALYPFSGQILPEMSEELGGYSWSPGTLRFSADNPVPDSMVRRILETRLAAIRK is encoded by the coding sequence ATGGGAACCGTCACCGAATATCTGGAAAGCGTCTCTGCCGGCAATCGCGGCATTCTTAAGCGGATTGTGGGGATCGCCCGCGAACTCGCGCCCGAGGCAGAGGAAGGCGTCAGCTACGGTATGCCTGCGCTGCTGGTTGATGGCAAGGGCTTCCTGAGCGTGCTCGAAACCAAGAAGCACCTCGCCCTGTACCCGTTCAGCGGGCAGATCCTGCCGGAAATGTCGGAGGAGCTTGGCGGTTACTCGTGGTCGCCGGGGACGCTGCGTTTTTCTGCGGACAACCCCGTGCCGGACTCCATGGTGCGCCGGATCTTGGAAACGCGGTTGGCGGCAATCCGGAAGTAA
- a CDS encoding IclR family transcriptional regulator domain-containing protein: MTDSAVTPQASDQYVQSLARGLSVIRAFDANNPVMTLSEVAARTDLTRATARRFLHTLVELGYVRTDGKTFALTAKVLQLGYSYLSALSLPQLAQPHLEQLSLKLGESTSAAVLDGSDIFYVARVATRRIMNVGITVGTRFPAYATSMGRVLLAGLPQAKFEAYLSTAALTPLTPRTVASVPDLRAAVEHVRAQGWCLLDQELEIGLMSIAAPVWNHNNGDNVAAINVSLQAQAVAAQPDPDAYLDSVRAEVVATANAISQDVSAKH; encoded by the coding sequence ATGACCGACTCCGCAGTTACCCCCCAGGCAAGCGATCAGTATGTCCAGTCGCTGGCCCGCGGACTTTCAGTGATCCGGGCGTTCGACGCGAACAACCCCGTGATGACGCTGAGCGAAGTCGCAGCCCGCACGGACCTTACCCGCGCCACGGCCCGGAGGTTCCTGCACACCTTGGTTGAGCTCGGCTACGTCCGCACCGACGGCAAGACCTTCGCACTCACGGCCAAGGTGCTGCAGCTCGGTTACTCATATCTATCGGCGCTGTCTTTGCCCCAGCTTGCACAGCCGCACCTGGAACAGCTCAGCCTGAAGCTGGGGGAGTCCACCTCCGCAGCGGTCCTGGACGGTTCGGACATTTTCTACGTAGCCCGCGTTGCCACGCGTCGGATCATGAACGTCGGGATCACCGTGGGCACCCGCTTTCCGGCGTACGCCACGTCCATGGGTCGCGTCCTGCTCGCCGGATTGCCGCAGGCCAAATTTGAGGCCTACCTCTCGACGGCGGCACTCACCCCACTCACGCCGCGGACCGTCGCCAGCGTGCCCGACTTGAGGGCCGCCGTCGAGCATGTCCGTGCGCAAGGCTGGTGTCTTCTCGACCAGGAGCTGGAAATCGGTCTGATGTCCATCGCAGCCCCGGTGTGGAACCACAACAACGGCGACAACGTTGCTGCGATCAACGTGTCCCTGCAGGCCCAGGCCGTCGCAGCGCAGCCGGATCCGGACGCGTACCTGGACTCAGTCCGTGCCGAAGTGGTGGCCACTGCCAACGCCATCTCGCAGGATGTGTCGGCGAAGCACTGA
- a CDS encoding 3-oxoacid CoA-transferase subunit B gives MSTETSIQTSEKPLGRDELAQLVARDIAPGSFVNLGIGQPTLVSNYLTEEQNITLHTENGMLGMGPAAEGDEIDGDLINAGKIPVTELPGASYFHHADSFAIMRGGHLDICVLGAFQVSATGDLANWHTGAPDAIPAVGGAMDLAAGAKDVFVMMTLLTREGVSKLVEQCTYPLTGVGCVTRVYTDKAVFLTGPDGVTVRETFGCTFEEIRELVPLPLKAKA, from the coding sequence ATGAGCACCGAAACCAGCATCCAGACCTCCGAGAAGCCTCTGGGCCGCGACGAACTCGCCCAGTTGGTGGCCCGCGACATCGCCCCGGGTTCGTTCGTGAACCTGGGCATCGGCCAGCCGACGCTCGTGTCCAACTACCTCACCGAGGAACAGAACATCACGCTCCACACGGAGAACGGGATGCTCGGCATGGGCCCGGCAGCTGAGGGCGACGAGATCGACGGCGACTTGATCAACGCCGGCAAGATCCCCGTCACCGAGCTGCCTGGAGCCTCGTACTTCCACCACGCCGACTCGTTCGCGATCATGCGCGGCGGGCACCTGGACATCTGCGTCCTCGGCGCCTTTCAGGTCTCTGCCACCGGTGACCTCGCCAACTGGCACACCGGCGCCCCGGACGCGATCCCGGCCGTCGGCGGCGCCATGGACCTGGCCGCCGGCGCCAAGGACGTTTTCGTGATGATGACGCTCCTGACCCGCGAAGGCGTATCCAAGCTCGTGGAACAGTGCACCTACCCGCTGACCGGCGTCGGCTGCGTCACCCGCGTGTACACGGACAAGGCTGTGTTCCTCACAGGCCCAGACGGCGTCACCGTCCGCGAGACCTTCGGCTGCACCTTCGAAGAAATCCGGGAGCTCGTACCGCTGCCCCTGAAGGCCAAGGCTTAG
- a CDS encoding 3-oxoacid CoA-transferase subunit A, producing MLNFIDTVGEAVAGIKDGSTVMIGGFGNAGQPFELIDALMDCGAKDLTVVNNNAGQGDQGLALLIKEGRVRKMICSFPRQSDSWHFDAKFHAGEIELELVPQGNLAERIRAAGAGIGGFFTPTGYGTTLAEGKETRIIDGRGQVFETPIHADVALIKALKADGKGNLVYRKTARNFGPIMAAAAKHTIVQVSEIVPTGSLDPENVVTPGIYVNSVVRVGGTSTEQVA from the coding sequence ATGTTGAATTTCATTGACACTGTTGGCGAGGCTGTCGCCGGCATCAAGGACGGTTCCACGGTGATGATCGGCGGTTTCGGCAACGCCGGGCAGCCGTTCGAACTGATCGACGCCCTGATGGATTGTGGCGCGAAGGACCTGACCGTGGTCAACAACAACGCCGGCCAGGGCGATCAGGGCCTCGCGTTGCTGATCAAGGAAGGCCGGGTCCGCAAAATGATCTGTTCCTTCCCACGGCAGTCCGATTCGTGGCACTTCGACGCTAAGTTCCACGCCGGTGAGATCGAGCTGGAACTCGTCCCGCAGGGCAACCTGGCCGAGCGCATCCGTGCCGCGGGTGCCGGTATTGGTGGTTTCTTCACGCCCACCGGCTACGGCACTACGTTGGCTGAGGGCAAGGAAACCCGCATTATCGATGGACGGGGCCAGGTGTTCGAGACCCCCATTCACGCCGATGTCGCGCTGATCAAGGCACTCAAAGCCGACGGCAAGGGCAACCTCGTCTACCGCAAGACCGCCCGGAACTTTGGCCCCATCATGGCCGCCGCTGCCAAGCACACCATTGTGCAGGTCTCGGAGATCGTGCCTACCGGTTCCCTGGATCCGGAGAACGTGGTGACACCCGGTATTTACGTCAACAGCGTGGTCCGCGTGGGCGGCACCAGCACAGAACAGGTGGCCTGA
- a CDS encoding thiolase family protein yields MNQAFVYDAVRTPFGKFGSGLAAVRPDDLAAHVVRESVKRAPGLDVERIDEVVFGNANGAGEENRNVARMATLLAGLPVSIPGTSVNRLCGSSLDAAIIASRQINAGDADLMLVGGAESMSRAPWVLPKTSKPYPAGDMTLASTTLGWRLVNPAMNKDWTISLGEATERLREKFGITRERQDQFAADSHNLADAAWNEGFYDNLVSQVPGTDLVRDEGIRAGSSAEKLGGLKTVFRAESDGPDGGTVTAGNASPLSDGASAAWIGSEAAAGILGLEPLARIAGRGAHGNDPQFFGFAPVEAANKALAKAGIGWDQVGAVELNEAFAAQSLACVDAWGIDPAIVNQHGGAIAMGHPLGASGTRILGTLARSLQASGQRWGVAAICIGVGQGLAVVLENVTAGASA; encoded by the coding sequence ATGAACCAGGCTTTTGTGTACGACGCCGTGCGCACGCCCTTTGGCAAGTTCGGCTCCGGCCTTGCAGCTGTCCGTCCTGATGACCTTGCTGCCCACGTGGTCCGCGAGTCCGTCAAGCGTGCTCCGGGGCTTGATGTTGAGCGGATCGACGAGGTGGTGTTCGGTAACGCCAACGGTGCCGGCGAGGAAAACCGCAATGTGGCCCGCATGGCTACCTTGCTGGCTGGCCTGCCCGTCTCCATCCCCGGCACCTCGGTCAACCGTCTCTGCGGCTCGTCCTTGGATGCGGCGATCATCGCTTCGCGCCAGATCAACGCAGGGGACGCCGACCTCATGCTGGTGGGCGGCGCTGAATCCATGTCGCGTGCGCCGTGGGTGCTGCCGAAGACCTCAAAGCCTTACCCGGCCGGTGACATGACGCTCGCTTCCACCACGCTCGGTTGGCGGTTGGTGAATCCGGCCATGAACAAGGACTGGACCATCTCCTTGGGCGAAGCCACCGAGCGGCTGCGCGAGAAGTTCGGGATCACCCGGGAACGCCAGGACCAGTTTGCGGCGGATTCGCACAACCTGGCCGACGCCGCGTGGAACGAAGGCTTCTACGACAATCTTGTGTCGCAGGTTCCGGGTACTGATCTTGTCCGGGACGAGGGCATTCGTGCCGGTTCTTCGGCGGAGAAGCTGGGCGGTTTGAAGACGGTGTTCCGGGCTGAGTCTGACGGGCCCGACGGCGGTACGGTCACCGCCGGGAATGCCTCGCCGTTGTCTGATGGTGCATCAGCTGCGTGGATCGGGTCGGAGGCTGCTGCCGGGATTCTTGGTTTGGAGCCTTTGGCCCGCATCGCCGGTCGCGGCGCGCACGGCAACGACCCCCAGTTTTTCGGGTTCGCCCCGGTGGAGGCCGCGAACAAAGCCCTCGCGAAGGCGGGCATCGGCTGGGACCAAGTTGGCGCCGTCGAACTTAACGAAGCGTTCGCCGCGCAATCGCTCGCGTGCGTTGACGCATGGGGGATCGACCCCGCAATCGTGAACCAGCACGGCGGCGCGATCGCCATGGGCCACCCCCTCGGTGCCTCCGGTACCCGCATCCTGGGCACGCTCGCCCGTTCACTGCAGGCCTCCGGCCAGCGTTGGGGTGTCGCCGCGATCTGCATCGGCGTGGGCCAAGGCCTTGCTGTGGTGCTCGAAAACGTCACTGCCGGCGCGTCGGCATAG